From the genome of Mugil cephalus isolate CIBA_MC_2020 chromosome 2, CIBA_Mcephalus_1.1, whole genome shotgun sequence, one region includes:
- the fip1l1b gene encoding pre-mRNA 3'-end-processing factor FIP1, with product LLIFVTDESESKEEDEEAKLNAAVSSAPAAAETDDGAPHATGNGVASEGTGEAAGEDADSDSDSDDDDDDVRVTIGDIKTGAPQYAPYGAPPVNLNIKTPGSRPYGQVAAKLKGVDLDAPGNINGVPVLEVDMELFEEKPWRKPGADLSDYFNYGFNEDTWKAYCEKQKRLRMGLEVSTVGSVTSKITVQQGRTGNEKDSLPVHTSKPDFTSPVSLYKSAVSQVTRISPPQWTGPPDQDMFYYTKTSGTIDVIGGQTATISRVEGRRRHNLEGNNIQVISEHSTSEAEPAPAKMPTFFPPGPLPPNIPPPPFLPPPPTVSTAPPLIPPPRLPITVPPPGFPPPPSGPPPSIIPTMDSGHPGGYDGRSVPPYPFPQGAYPPPMAGGVPPPWPPLMDNSKPWDYYSRRDDKRDKERERPRERTHEREREREHSPSAMSYTSDEERYRYREYQERGYGERHRDRSSREKEERHRERRHREKEEGRHKSSRSSSSRRRHDSEEGDSHRRHKHKKSKRSKEGKEASEEISADQENQDGME from the exons CTTCTGATTTTTGTTACAGACGAGTCCGAGAGcaaagaagaggatgaagaagccAAACTGAATGCTGCAGTCAG CAGTgcgcctgctgctgctgaaacagACGATGGTGCTCCACACGCTACAGGAAATGGAGTGGCCTCTGAG GGCACAGGTGAAGCTGCAGGCGAGGATGCTGACAGCGACAGCGACAGtgacgatgacgacgacgatgTCCGCGTCACCATCGGCGACATAAAAACTGGAGCACCGCAATACGC GCCTTATGGAGCTCCACCTGTCAACCTCAACATAAAGACACCAGGCTCCAGACCTTACGGACAAG ttgcaGCGAAGCTAAAGGGCGTAGATCTCGACGCACCTGGAAATATAAATGGCGTTCCTGTGCTGGAGGTGGACATGGAGTTGTTCGAAGAGAAACCCTGGAGGAAGCCAG gagCCGACCTGTCCGACTACTTCAACTACGGCTTCAATGAAGACACGTGGAAGGCGTACTGTGAGAAACAGAAGAGGCTGCGTATGGGCCTGGAGGTCTCAACGGTCGGCTCAGTGACGAGCAAGATCACC GTGCAGCAGGGACGGACAGGTAATGAAAAGGACAGTTTGCCTGTTCACACCTCCAAGCCAGacttcacttctcctgtcagcctGTACAAGTCTGCAGTCAGTCAGGTCACCAG GATCTCTCCCCCTCAGTGGACTGGCCCGCCTGATCAGGACATGTTCTATTATAC GAAGACGAGCGGCACCATAGACGTGATCGGTGGACAGACGGCCACGATCAGCCGGGTGGAGGGACGGCGCAGACACAACCTGGAAGGAAACAATATCCAG GTGATCTCTGAGCACTCGACGTCCGAGGCTGAACCCGCTCCCGCTAAGATGCCCACGTTCTTCCCTCCTGGACCACTTCCTCCGAACATCCCCCCGCCTCCATTTCTCCCTCCGCCACCAACCGTCAGCACTGCACCCCCGCTCATCCCCCCGCCCA GGCTGCCCATCACCGTCCCTCCTCCtggttttcctcctccaccgaGTGGGCCTCCTCCTTCTATTATCCCCACCATGGACAG TGGTCATCCTGGAGGTTATGATGGACGCTCCGTCCCTCCGTACCCCTTCCCTCAAG GTGCTTATCCTCCACCCATGGCTGGAGGCGTGCCTCCTCCATGGCCCCCGTTGATGGACAACTCCAAACCGTGGGACTACTATTCTCGCCGGGACGACAAGCGAgacaaggagagagaaagaccCCGAGAGAGGACACACgagcgggagagagagagggagcacagCCCTTCAGCCATGAGCTACACGAG tGACGAGGAGCGGTACCGTTACCGCGAGTATCAGGAGCGTGGTTACGGAGAGCGCCACCGCGACCGGTCGAGCcgagagaaggaggaaagacacagagagaggcggcacagagagaaagaagagggacGCCACAAGTCTTCTCGCAG cagcagtagcaggAGGAGGCACGACAGCGAGGAAGGCGACAGTCACCGGAGGCACAAACACAAGAAGAGCAAGAGGAGCAAGGAGGGCAAAGAGGCCAGCGAGGAGATCAGCGCAGACCAAGAGAACCAGGACGGCATGGAGTAG
- the LOC125004300 gene encoding uncharacterized protein LOC125004300: MKCVVAAAAAVVLLSLVSLGRSAPLLGCDSIVKPITVSKEETLGEWLYVGSSSNVPGSRSLGHLLTSVWFNITENSESNILDVLQVQRTYGECSAMKYNVIFEDSAMIIEQPFYLKDVFLTTDCADCLVIFEEVVSGQNEFTSLLLFSRGKTASPDTLELFKKQAECLRMPSPIILDPNYDMCPADIQPVEGLSALNSLLQTKMLRFARILDFFFDMFVN, from the exons ATGAAGTGCGTTgttgctgccgccgccgccgtcgtgCTGCTGAGTCTGGTCTCGCTGGGacgctctgctcctctcctaGGCTGCGACAGTATCGTAAAACCAATAACCGTCAGCAAAGAAGAA ACTTTGGGTGAGTGGCTGTACGTCGGGTCGAGCTCCAACGTCCCCGGGAGCCGCTCCCTGGGACACCTGCTGACCAGCGTCTGGTTCAACATCACCGAGAACAGCGAGAGCAACATCCTGGACGTTCTCCAGGTCCAGAGGAC ATATGGAGAATGTTCAGCAATGAAATACAACGTGATCTTTGAAGACAGCGCGATGATAATTG AGCAACCTTTCTACCTGAAGGACGTCTTCCTGACCACTGACTGCGCCGACTGTCTGGTCATCTTCGAAGAAGTTGTCTCTGGGCAAAATGAGTTCACCTCTCTTCTCCTGTTCA GCCGGGGAAAGACGGCCTCACCTGACACCCTGGAGCTGTTCAAGAAACAAGCTGAATGCCTCCGGATGCCGTCGCCCATAATCCTTGACCCAAACTACG ACATGTGTCCTGCTGACATCCAACCGGTCGAAGGGCTCAGTGCGCTCAACTCCTTATTACAGACCAAGATGCTTCGATTCGCAAGAATCCTGGATTtcttttttgacatgtttgtgaACTGA